DNA sequence from the Daphnia pulex isolate KAP4 chromosome 8, ASM2113471v1 genome:
GACTTTCCAGTGGGAAATTCCAAAATAAAGTCAACAAAGAGCCAAAGAGACACGagaccagagagagagagagagaacaatggaagaaaagggagcCACCAAATAAGGGACACGCCAGGGTCGACCCTCTCTACATCGTCACGACTCGACACTCTTAAGACTCAAGTGCACATCTAATAACGAATCGGCAAAAGAAGGAGTGCCATGTTCACAATTGATTCATTCTTTTCACACACATTCCTTTTGCCGGCGGCTGCTGGtgtttcaaaagagaaaatgaatataTATTGAATTCCGCCACTGTAATGAATACATACTATAGATCGTCCTGTCCTGTCTACACATTCATATTTCTGACAAATACAAAAGGGGTGTCACCCTATCGACAGTCACCGACGACTCGATTTAATCGAATTTGAAAGGACCCCTTTGTCAACCGCTAACGAGATTACtcacacaacaaaaatggTGAAATGAAAACGACTACATTACTTATGTACTAGAAAACTGTCAAAGAAAAGACAAGGATCGATAGCATTTGTTTTCCTAGTATACATGTCTCATTCGTTGCACTGAGCAGCATTGTAGTTGCTTTGATACAATACACACAATACGACTAGTAGAGACGATGTCAACAAAAGGGCAAtgtcaaaagaatttgattttcttcttcattgctaaagaatttcaaatatcCTCCGCATTCACGCGGATCCGTcagcaaaaataaaactaaccTTCTACGCCCAATGGGAGAATCGACAATggaagaactaaaaaaaactaaaagaaaaataggagacgagagaaaacGATTGAAGCTTTccggacgaaaaaaaaaataggagctGTTTGGAGGACGGTCCTATATGCAAAGCTCAAACGGATCTATGTCACATTTGCAATGGAaaacttattcttttttttcgagggATGTatggaagaggaaaagaaCGAGTGCAAAAGTCAGAGGAATATCAAACGACGCAAATCAAGagggaaaagaggagaaagaaaaatggaacaagGAGCCACACCGTCCTCTTCCCTCCGTTTCATCTCGATCAAGACGGAAGATAGACGCTGCCGGAATTCAAATCCGGATGCTGGAAATTGTATACACACGCACATACAAGAAACTTCCCATCTCCTTTCCCCCCTGGAGCCCATTCAAAACAAGAAGCCGATATTTGGCGATGggaatttcatcttttttggcTTCAACTTTGTTTAACGGCTGACATGCAAAATCGctgcaaaaaaagaagcgatgACAAACGGACATACTAAAAAGCGAAAATGTTACATTTTCCTGAATTCTAAACAACTTGACCTCCAACGCCATCTTTTGGAATGCAGCCAAGCTGTCTAAAAAGTTTACGGTTATTTTTCGGATGGCAATTTACTcgcaaatattttgtttcccccTCTACTTTCAAACGATCTGTTTAAGACAAGAGCAAGTCGTTtgaaaagataacaaaaaaatgaccTGCGATTTCTAACGATTACCCGTGAAGAGCACTTTGTCTAGTTCAAGGAGTTCGACCCGTTTCACTCAACTCTTCCGATAAGAGTGGTGGGACACTGTAACGACACTCAACACATCGCCGGCATTGAAAAAGAGAGCAAAAACAAGCGACcacgaacaaaaaattgaaaaacaaaaatccatgTTGATGGATTCTCTCCCACACCGTGTATTACTTATACGATTTCCAACCCTCATTCTGTTAATAGTTTTCCGTAatctttttaacatttgttttgataaaagtgataatttttttttctaacctggaaatgtttctCTAGATGATACTCGTGTGTTTACACATACGCCTTCTCCAATAAAGAAGATACAATATGATCATTGTATACTAAAACACAAGCAATAATCGCAGAGATGATGTGACGGACGACAGAGCAGGTAACAGAGATACCGATCGGTCGTCCATCAATCGTAgacaaacacgaaaaaaaacgaaagaattcCGTTTCAAAGTTCACAAATGATATAATACTCGCGATCAATCGAGTTTGTTTTGCTAAGAGAGTTCCAGGCCGAGAATAGGGTTGGATGTATAACTAACACGAGTCGCGGTAGGATTTAATTGGCTGTTACAGGTGCTGCTTCCTGCagtaaagaaggaaaaatcgTTTCAGTGGTCGTGTTCGCTCAAGTTACCACATCGCAATTAAAACAGAGCTAAATAAGTGGTCAAACTGACTGACCTTTTTCACTTCAGTTGTTGcaggcttcttcttcttgttagGCTTGCTACGAGTGGAGGAGGTTATTAGTTTCTTGACTTCCTCGTCGGTGATGCTGTTCGCCGTCTGGAAGGCCGTGGGATCAAATGGAAGACCAGTGATCTTCTGCGGACCGTTGGGCATCAACAAGACGGTGAACTTGAATTGGGCCACAATTTCATCTACAGTCGGGAGAATGGCCACGTTACTACCTCTCcagttttaatcaaaattactTCCTCTACTCACTAGGTTTCTCGTAGAGAACGTGGAAGGGTTCGAGCAATTTGTGTGAGACACACTCGAGGACTCCCATGCGGGCTTTCTTCTCGTCTTCCAGATTGCGAAGGGAGAACGGCATCGTGCCGCACTTTGAGTTGACTTCCGTGAAAAGAGCACGGGAAGCCTTCATCTTCAGCATGTACGTCTCATTGGTTTTTTTGAACACGGTCGTTCGAGTGTCCATCTCCTTGCCCTTTATATAACGAGTCAATAAttacagatttttttcttttcgttcaataaatttcttaaaatttaccACTCCCTCTCCAGAGCTAATCAGAACATCGATTGCGTACACTTCGTGGAGTTCAAAGGTACTTTTTTCGTGCTCTTTACGCTGGATCTCGTTCGGGTTTTGAATAATCGATTTTTCACCGTCGATCTCAAACTGCTTCAATTGGTGGCTAAGCATTCCTTCGATGGGTTTGCACTTGTAGCTTTCGGCGATCGTTTGAACAACGCTGGTAACTGCttgattctaaaaaaattaaacagagATTTGGCACACTTTGATCAAGttaacagaaaaatgtatttcttacCTCTGTGCCAGGTTTCATTAACCTGAGAGCAGCTTCAGAGGCATAGTGAGCTGCCAGGAGAATGTCAGCTTTGCGGCCAGTAATTTTAGTTGATGGTGAactgccaacaacaacagtgtgAGCCACAGATGCAATGAAGCCATCAACGTGAGCACCTAGATCACTAGATTGAAAGACAAATGATTAATACAAGGTACTAACAGGGAATCTAGAATGTGAAGTTTACATTTTAACAACATCACCGTCTTTCAGTTCCACATCTGTATCACTAgccaaaggagaaaaatggCAGACACAGTTGTTGACAGAGAGACAGGTTGGGAAAGCAATGCCTttcttcagttctttttccttcttaaaaaCCTTGACGGTTTCTTCAAGTAGCAGCTTGTCTCCCAGTGTGCAGAGTTCTCGAACTGAAGCTCCTGCTACACATTGGGCAATGACTCCTTGAATCACGCCTAAATTGGGTTTGAAAAAATGGTTGAATTAAAAGCTTTGTCTGAAGACACATGTGATTTACTCGAcattcaatgaatttaaaggCAGCATTCACTTTCACTCAGGTATACAATTAGTTAGAATTGAAT
Encoded proteins:
- the LOC124200481 gene encoding proliferation-associated protein 2G4-like, with amino-acid sequence MADKDKDEQEKTIAEDFVVTKYKMAGEISNRVIQGVIAQCVAGASVRELCTLGDKLLLEETVKVFKKEKELKKGIAFPTCLSVNNCVCHFSPLASDTDVELKDGDVVKIDLGAHVDGFIASVAHTVVVGSSPSTKITGRKADILLAAHYASEAALRLMKPGTENQAVTSVVQTIAESYKCKPIEGMLSHQLKQFEIDGEKSIIQNPNEIQRKEHEKSTFELHEVYAIDVLISSGEGVGKEMDTRTTVFKKTNETYMLKMKASRALFTEVNSKCGTMPFSLRNLEDEKKARMGVLECVSHKLLEPFHVLYEKPNEIVAQFKFTVLLMPNGPQKITGLPFDPTAFQTANSITDEEVKKLITSSTRSKPNKKKKPATTEVKKEAAPVTAN